In Pseudomonas putida, a genomic segment contains:
- a CDS encoding ABC transporter substrate-binding protein has product MKNLILRACLATTLCAAAAAQAVEPVRIGFITTLSTPAGYLGEDSRDGFELAIDQEGGKLGGVPVQLIVEDDGLQPAKAKQIADRMSLDGVSLYTGVIFSNVLAAVINTATKDGFYVSINTAPSTLAGEKCMANYFVGSYQNDTPHEMAGVAANELGYKKMVILAPNYQGGRDALAGFKRTYKGEVTEIYTKLNQLDFSVELARIRSLAPDAIFQFHPGGGGINFAKQYGSSGLSATIPMVVPVFSMDERMLAATGEVAKGTNIVTLWNPQSSNPANQAFVKAFTEKYKRQPTVYAAQSYDTARLIGAALNTTQGNLKDVPAFRTAMHNVKFDSIRGNFSFAQNQHPVIDWYLLQVQTGADGTLQEVPIKTLASHHVDSYAALCKL; this is encoded by the coding sequence ATGAAAAACCTGATATTGCGTGCATGTCTGGCAACTACCCTCTGCGCGGCTGCTGCCGCCCAGGCCGTGGAGCCTGTCCGGATCGGTTTCATCACTACCTTGTCCACGCCTGCCGGTTACCTGGGCGAAGATTCCCGCGATGGCTTTGAGCTGGCGATCGACCAGGAAGGCGGCAAACTGGGCGGCGTGCCGGTGCAACTGATCGTCGAGGACGACGGGCTGCAACCGGCCAAGGCCAAGCAGATCGCCGACCGGATGAGCCTGGACGGCGTTTCGCTGTACACCGGGGTGATTTTCTCCAACGTACTCGCGGCGGTGATCAATACCGCGACCAAGGACGGCTTCTACGTCAGCATCAACACCGCCCCTTCGACGCTGGCTGGCGAAAAATGCATGGCCAACTACTTCGTCGGCTCCTACCAGAACGACACCCCGCACGAGATGGCTGGCGTCGCCGCCAACGAGCTGGGCTACAAGAAGATGGTCATCCTCGCCCCCAACTACCAGGGCGGTCGTGATGCGTTGGCAGGCTTCAAGCGCACCTACAAGGGCGAGGTCACCGAGATCTACACCAAGCTCAACCAGCTGGATTTCTCGGTAGAGCTGGCACGGATCCGTTCGCTGGCACCTGACGCGATCTTCCAGTTCCACCCAGGTGGCGGTGGCATCAACTTCGCCAAGCAATACGGCAGTTCCGGGCTGTCGGCGACGATTCCGATGGTGGTACCGGTGTTCTCGATGGACGAGCGCATGCTCGCAGCCACCGGCGAAGTGGCCAAGGGCACCAATATCGTCACCCTGTGGAACCCGCAATCGAGCAATCCGGCCAACCAGGCCTTCGTCAAGGCATTCACCGAGAAATACAAGCGCCAACCCACGGTGTACGCGGCCCAGAGCTACGACACCGCGCGCCTCATAGGGGCGGCGCTGAACACCACCCAGGGCAACCTCAAGGATGTGCCGGCATTCCGCACGGCGATGCACAACGTCAAGTTCGACTCGATCCGCGGCAACTTCAGCTTCGCCCAGAACCAGCACCCGGTGATCGATTGGTACCTGTTGCAGGTACAGACCGGCGCCGACGGCACGTTGCAGGAAGTGCCGATCAAGACCTTGGCCAGTCACCACGTCGACAGCTACGCGGCGCTTTGCAAGCTCTGA
- the antC gene encoding anthranilate 1,2-dioxygenase electron transfer component AntC — protein MPHKVAFSFADGKTLFCQVQNNEILLDAALRSGIKIPLDCREGVCATCQGRCESGQYTQDYVDDEALSAQDLAERKVLTCQTRVQSDAAFYFDFDSSLCGSAGPANLQGTVSQVQQVSPTTAILHVETGAVGAALDYLPGQYARLKVPGTEHRRSYSFASAPGSSQLQFLIRLLPSGVMSDYMRQRCEVGDVIELEAPLGAFYLRHVDRPLLMIAGGTGLSAFLGMLDEIAEQGGCGHPVHLYYGVRNAADLCELARIEAYAQRVPGFRFTPVVSEPGGDWPGKSGYIAEHLDVAALRDQPFDVYLCGPPPMVESIKTWRSDNGLEHSRLYLEKFTESNS, from the coding sequence ATGCCACACAAAGTCGCCTTCAGTTTTGCCGACGGCAAGACGCTGTTCTGCCAGGTGCAGAACAACGAGATCCTGCTCGACGCAGCCTTGCGCAGCGGCATCAAGATACCGCTGGACTGCCGCGAAGGCGTCTGCGCCACTTGCCAGGGCCGTTGCGAGTCGGGCCAATACACCCAGGACTACGTGGACGACGAAGCGCTGTCGGCGCAAGACCTGGCCGAGCGCAAGGTGCTGACCTGCCAGACCCGCGTGCAGTCGGACGCTGCCTTCTATTTCGACTTCGACTCCAGCCTCTGTGGCAGCGCCGGCCCGGCCAATTTGCAAGGCACGGTCAGCCAGGTACAGCAGGTGTCGCCGACCACCGCCATCCTCCACGTCGAGACTGGTGCGGTCGGCGCCGCGCTGGACTACCTGCCCGGCCAGTACGCACGCCTGAAGGTGCCGGGCACCGAGCACCGGCGCTCGTACTCCTTCGCCAGTGCACCCGGTAGCAGCCAGTTGCAGTTCCTCATCCGTTTGCTGCCCAGCGGCGTGATGAGCGACTACATGCGCCAGCGCTGCGAGGTGGGAGATGTCATCGAGCTGGAAGCACCGCTGGGTGCGTTCTACCTGCGCCATGTCGACCGGCCATTGCTGATGATCGCTGGCGGCACCGGGCTGTCGGCATTTCTCGGCATGCTCGACGAGATCGCCGAACAGGGCGGTTGCGGCCACCCCGTGCACCTGTACTACGGCGTGCGCAACGCCGCCGACCTGTGCGAACTGGCGCGTATCGAGGCCTATGCCCAGCGCGTACCTGGCTTTCGCTTTACCCCGGTGGTCAGCGAACCCGGCGGCGATTGGCCGGGCAAATCCGGCTACATCGCCGAGCACCTGGACGTCGCGGCGCTGCGCGATCAGCCCTTCGATGTGTACCTGTGCGGCCCACCACCGATGGTCGAGTCGATCAAGACCTGGCGCAGCGACAACGGCCTGGAACACAGCCGCCTGTACCTGGAGAAGTTCACCGAAAGCAACAGCTGA
- the antB gene encoding anthranilate 1,2-dioxygenase small subunit, translating into MNAQLQYRVEQFLYRNAEACDNQDWDTYLSMFSEDSEFHLPQWDSEHVYTTDPKKGMSLIYYANRGGLEDRVFRIRTGKAASTIPMPRTVHLLNNVRIAPLANDELEVRVNWHTLFYRMQTSDQFYGLATYRLRPDGDSWKIARKHVVLLNDRINSVLDFYHL; encoded by the coding sequence ATGAATGCGCAACTGCAATACCGCGTCGAACAATTCCTCTACCGCAACGCCGAGGCCTGTGACAACCAGGATTGGGACACCTACCTCTCGATGTTCAGCGAGGACAGCGAGTTCCACCTGCCGCAGTGGGATTCCGAGCATGTGTACACCACCGATCCCAAGAAAGGCATGTCGTTGATCTACTACGCCAACCGCGGAGGCCTGGAAGACCGCGTGTTCCGCATCCGCACCGGCAAGGCCGCCTCGACCATTCCGATGCCGCGTACCGTGCATTTGCTGAACAACGTGCGCATCGCGCCACTGGCCAATGACGAGCTGGAGGTGCGGGTCAACTGGCACACGCTGTTCTACCGCATGCAGACCAGCGACCAGTTCTACGGCCTGGCCACCTACCGCCTGCGCCCGGACGGCGACAGCTGGAAGATCGCCCGCAAGCACGTGGTGCTGCTAAACGACCGGATCAACTCCGTGCTCGACTTCTACCACCTCTGA
- the antA gene encoding anthranilate 1,2-dioxygenase large subunit: MSQTRSVEQWKQFVESCLDFRPQDGVYRIARDMFTEPDLFDLEMELIFEKNWIYACHESEIANNHDFLTMRAGRQPLIITRDGEGKLNALINACQHRGTTLTRVGKGNQSTFTCPFHAWCYKSDGRLVKVKAPGEYPEGFDKATRGLKKARIESYKGFVFVSLDVGGSDTLEDFLGDAKVFFDMMVAQSPTGQLEVLPGKSAYTYDGNWKLQNENGLDGYHVSTVHYNYVATVQHRQQVNAEKGLAASDTLDYSKLGAGDKETDDGWFAFHNGHSVLFSDMPNPAVRPGYATIMPRLVEEHGQGKAQWMMHRLRNLNIYPSMFFLDQISSQLRIIRPLAWNKTEINSFCLGVVGESDADRENRIRQFEDFFNVSGLGTPDDLVEFREAQRGFQARLERWSDISRGEGKWVEGATPNSETIGIRPALTGTEFTHEGLYVNQHANWQRFLLEGLARKANEQQSLKLKEV; this comes from the coding sequence ATGAGTCAAACGAGAAGCGTTGAACAGTGGAAACAATTTGTTGAAAGTTGCCTGGACTTTCGGCCGCAGGACGGTGTTTACCGGATCGCCCGCGACATGTTCACCGAGCCGGACCTCTTTGACCTGGAAATGGAACTGATTTTCGAGAAGAACTGGATCTACGCCTGCCACGAGAGCGAAATCGCCAACAACCACGACTTCCTGACGATGCGCGCCGGACGTCAGCCGCTGATCATCACCCGAGATGGCGAAGGCAAGCTCAACGCCCTGATCAACGCCTGCCAGCACCGCGGTACCACCCTGACGCGTGTCGGCAAGGGCAACCAGTCCACCTTCACCTGCCCGTTCCACGCCTGGTGCTACAAGAGCGATGGCCGCCTGGTGAAGGTCAAGGCACCCGGCGAATACCCGGAAGGCTTCGACAAGGCCACCCGCGGGCTGAAGAAGGCCCGCATCGAAAGCTACAAGGGGTTCGTCTTCGTCAGCCTCGACGTGGGTGGCAGCGATACCCTGGAAGATTTCCTCGGCGATGCCAAGGTGTTCTTCGACATGATGGTGGCGCAATCCCCCACCGGCCAGCTCGAAGTACTGCCCGGCAAGAGCGCCTACACCTACGACGGTAACTGGAAGCTGCAGAACGAGAACGGACTGGACGGTTATCACGTCAGTACCGTGCATTACAACTACGTCGCCACCGTGCAGCATCGTCAGCAGGTCAATGCCGAAAAAGGCCTGGCCGCCAGCGACACCCTGGACTACAGCAAGCTCGGGGCCGGCGACAAGGAAACCGACGACGGCTGGTTCGCCTTCCACAACGGCCACAGCGTGCTGTTCAGCGACATGCCCAACCCGGCGGTCCGCCCCGGCTACGCCACCATCATGCCGCGTCTGGTCGAGGAACATGGCCAGGGCAAGGCCCAATGGATGATGCACCGCCTGCGCAACCTGAACATCTATCCGAGCATGTTCTTCCTCGACCAGATCAGCTCGCAGTTGCGGATCATTCGTCCGCTGGCCTGGAACAAGACCGAGATCAACAGCTTCTGCTTGGGGGTGGTCGGCGAATCGGACGCCGATCGTGAGAACCGCATCCGCCAGTTCGAAGACTTCTTCAACGTATCCGGGCTCGGCACGCCAGACGACCTGGTGGAGTTCCGCGAAGCCCAGCGCGGCTTCCAGGCGCGCCTGGAGCGCTGGAGCGATATTTCCCGCGGTGAAGGCAAGTGGGTCGAGGGCGCTACGCCCAATAGCGAGACCATCGGTATCCGCCCGGCCCTGACCGGCACCGAATTCACCCACGAAGGCCTCTACGTCAACCAGCACGCCAACTGGCAACGGTTCCTGCTCGAAGGCCTGGCCCGCAAGGCGAACGAGCAGCAATCGCTCAAGCTCAAGGAAGTGTGA